A part of Parvimonas micra genomic DNA contains:
- a CDS encoding DNA cytosine methyltransferase: MNLVSLFSGAGGLDLGFERAGFNIVVANEYDKTIWETYEKNHKTKLIKGDICGIPSDMFPKCDGIIGGPPCQSWSEAGSLKGIEDPRGQLFYQYIRILKDKQPRFFLAENVKGMMAKRHNDAVENIVSQFEEAGYDVFIHLLNASDYGVPQDRKRVFYVGFRKDLKVKFEPPKPYETKLTFKDTIFDLKDSAIPALEKNKTNGDNCKVLNHEYFIGAYSPIFMSRNRVRQWDEQAFTVQASGRQCQLHPQAPVMPKVEKNKNIFEPGKEALYRRLTVRECARIQGFPDDFKFYYTNLNDAYKMIGNAVPVNLAYEMAKAIVSALDNSSANSNLLKTGTDN, translated from the coding sequence ATGAATTTAGTTAGCTTGTTTTCGGGGGCTGGAGGATTAGACTTAGGTTTTGAAAGAGCAGGGTTTAATATAGTAGTAGCAAACGAATATGATAAAACGATTTGGGAAACATATGAAAAAAATCATAAAACGAAACTTATAAAAGGAGATATTTGTGGTATTCCTTCAGATATGTTTCCTAAATGTGATGGTATTATAGGTGGACCGCCATGCCAATCATGGAGTGAGGCTGGTTCGTTAAAAGGAATAGAAGATCCTCGTGGACAATTATTTTATCAATATATACGTATTTTAAAGGATAAACAACCCAGATTTTTCCTTGCTGAAAATGTTAAAGGAATGATGGCTAAAAGGCATAATGATGCTGTTGAGAATATAGTTTCTCAATTTGAAGAAGCAGGATATGATGTCTTTATTCATTTGTTGAATGCAAGTGACTATGGTGTTCCACAAGATAGAAAAAGAGTTTTTTATGTAGGTTTTAGAAAGGATTTAAAGGTTAAATTTGAACCACCAAAACCTTATGAAACTAAATTAACTTTTAAAGATACAATTTTTGATTTGAAAGATTCTGCAATACCAGCATTAGAAAAAAATAAAACTAATGGAGATAATTGCAAAGTCTTGAATCATGAGTACTTCATTGGTGCATACTCACCTATTTTTATGAGTAGAAATAGAGTTAGACAATGGGATGAACAGGCATTTACAGTTCAAGCTTCAGGAAGGCAATGTCAGCTACATCCTCAGGCACCAGTAATGCCTAAAGTAGAAAAAAACAAAAATATATTTGAGCCAGGAAAAGAAGCACTTTATAGAAGACTAACGGTGCGAGAATGTGCAAGGATTCAAGGGTTTCCGGACGATTTTAAATTTTACTATACGAATCTAAATGATGCTTATAAAATGATCGGCAATGCTGTACCAGTAAATCTTGCGTATGAAATGGCTAAAGCAATTGTATCTGCTTTAGATAATTCAAGTGCAAATAGTAACCTATTAAAAACTGGGACAGATAATTAA
- a CDS encoding HaeIII family restriction endonuclease — MSNKSNNQGRAYEFSYLITLFEEISKIRPAKIEKNSSYFAAERAWNTLTDSEKTIYKVSALAGVNTIFDLEPLILDDGDDELELKIQSDDKGKEGDVRDVLIIRRGIEWEIGLSVKHNHFAVKHSRLSKNLDFGSKWYGIDCSKQYWEDIKPIFEYLDVEKQKNSKWSDLPNKEDDVYIPLLNAFKGELERQNHLFGKDIPKLMVEYLLGEFDFYKVIGIDSKRTTQIQSYNLRGTLNKQGNKKKRSIELPISTLPTRIVSLEYKPGSKNTLELYLDGGWQFSFRIHNASTKVESSLKFDIQIIGMPATIISIDCRWK, encoded by the coding sequence ATGAGCAATAAAAGTAATAATCAAGGAAGAGCATATGAATTTTCATACTTAATTACATTATTTGAAGAAATATCTAAAATAAGACCGGCAAAGATAGAAAAAAATAGTAGTTACTTTGCGGCAGAAAGAGCGTGGAATACTTTAACTGACTCTGAAAAAACAATATATAAAGTTAGTGCCTTGGCAGGAGTTAACACTATATTTGACCTTGAACCTTTGATTTTAGATGATGGGGATGATGAGCTTGAACTAAAAATTCAATCGGATGATAAAGGTAAGGAAGGCGATGTAAGAGATGTCTTGATTATCAGACGAGGGATTGAATGGGAAATAGGTTTAAGTGTTAAGCATAATCATTTTGCTGTTAAGCATAGTAGACTGTCGAAGAACTTAGATTTTGGTAGCAAATGGTATGGGATAGATTGTTCCAAACAATATTGGGAAGATATTAAGCCTATATTTGAATATCTTGATGTTGAGAAACAAAAGAACTCTAAGTGGAGTGATTTACCTAATAAAGAAGATGATGTATATATTCCATTGTTAAATGCTTTCAAAGGTGAATTGGAAAGGCAAAATCATTTGTTTGGAAAAGACATACCAAAACTTATGGTGGAGTACTTACTTGGAGAATTTGATTTTTATAAAGTTATTGGAATTGATAGTAAACGAACAACTCAAATTCAAAGTTACAATTTAAGAGGCACTTTAAATAAGCAGGGGAATAAGAAAAAGAGAAGCATTGAATTACCAATATCAACACTTCCAACACGAATTGTAAGTTTAGAATATAAACCAGGGAGTAAAAACACTTTGGAATTATATCTTGATGGTGGTTGGCAATTTAGTTTCAGAATTCATAATGCTTCGACTAAGGTTGAATCAAGTTTAAAGTTTGATATACAAATCATAGGTATGCCTGCAACTATTATATCGATAGATTGTAGATGGAAATAA
- a CDS encoding nucleoid-associated protein, producing the protein MELMSGFLFGIDKSLTEPISKVLNDGDALSYMESLIKEILENPNKKQYKVRDINTQVVSIILKSIKDGFTEEDACSIATRLLYKEQEQQDLVDRLNINIKTGSLFLSLVDDQECYYCVLVKVDSNDYLDEADVVRRSGLPYENKSFKQCLIKIDKVDAEITDIYLFDRNGPIADYWANKFLELDELLTNEKSTKSSFDLITNILKQSTYKVSLSDYTLLRNQTLGYFKTREYFNVDDFFADVFGQYSPENNSINIDEIKNKIGNKIRENSLDSSFVIVPTAIPNRKIKYTKKVNENVMISVTGYDREIKSNIKAKEVAGTKIIEIITTDEETFNSFKWE; encoded by the coding sequence ATGGAATTGATGAGTGGGTTCTTATTTGGAATAGATAAATCTCTAACAGAACCAATTAGTAAGGTGCTTAACGATGGTGATGCTTTGAGTTATATGGAAAGTTTAATAAAAGAAATACTCGAAAATCCTAATAAAAAGCAATACAAAGTTAGAGATATTAATACCCAAGTGGTGTCAATTATTTTAAAATCTATAAAAGATGGATTTACAGAAGAGGATGCGTGCTCTATTGCAACAAGACTATTATACAAAGAGCAAGAACAACAGGATTTAGTAGATAGATTGAATATAAATATTAAAACAGGTTCTTTATTCCTTTCTTTAGTTGATGACCAAGAATGTTACTATTGTGTTTTGGTTAAAGTTGATAGTAATGATTATTTAGATGAAGCCGATGTAGTTAGAAGAAGTGGATTACCTTATGAAAATAAATCTTTTAAACAATGCTTGATAAAAATAGATAAAGTGGATGCTGAAATTACAGATATATATTTATTCGATAGAAATGGTCCAATAGCTGACTACTGGGCAAATAAATTCTTAGAACTTGATGAACTACTAACAAATGAAAAGTCTACAAAAAGTTCTTTTGATTTAATAACTAATATTTTAAAACAATCGACATATAAAGTTTCTCTATCGGATTATACTTTGTTACGAAATCAAACTTTAGGTTATTTTAAGACAAGAGAGTACTTTAATGTAGATGATTTTTTTGCTGATGTTTTTGGACAATATTCACCAGAGAACAACTCTATAAACATAGATGAAATAAAAAATAAAATAGGTAATAAAATTAGAGAGAACTCGTTAGATTCAAGTTTTGTAATAGTACCAACTGCAATTCCTAATAGAAAAATAAAATATACTAAAAAAGTAAATGAAAATGTAATGATTAGTGTAACAGGATATGATAGAGAAATAAAAAGCAATATAAAGGCCAAAGAAGTTGCAGGTACAAAGATTATTGAAATAATCACTACTGATGAGGAGACTTTTAATAGTTTTAAGTGGGAATGA
- a CDS encoding ATP-binding protein — protein MKITSMKINNFRGYNKEINIKFDDLTVIVGKNDVGKSTILEALDIFFNDGKGTIKLDKNDVNNCEAKDGNNEISIGVCFEDLPESVIIDSAVETNLESEYLLNNEGQLEVIKKYQNGGSAKVYIKAKHPHNGKCSDLLLKKNPELKKMIKEEDINCDNLSVNSLMRKALWNKYSDDLQLKDCEIDVSKEDAKKIWEKLTLYLPVYSLFQSDRKNSDTDSEVQDPLKEAVKQIIKDESLQKKLSEIADIVRERIKEVSSRTLDKIKEMDKDIANSLNPIIPQAKDLKWQDVFKNVSISGDENIPINKRGSGVRRLILLNFFRAEAESRAENNDNANVIYAIEEPETSQHTNNQCKLIDSLKALSRLPKTQIIITTHSPNIVKRLNFSNLRLINDANFVKTIENVEPGKLSYPSLNEVNYMAFGETTEEYHNELYGFIELQGWLTEYKEGKKKIDYIKLSKNGKTDDLKLTLTEYIRHQIHHPENTKNIRFTITQLKESIDMMREFIDSKGLN, from the coding sequence ATGAAAATAACTTCGATGAAAATTAATAATTTCAGAGGATACAATAAGGAAATAAATATTAAATTTGATGACCTAACTGTTATAGTTGGAAAGAATGATGTTGGGAAATCAACAATTTTAGAGGCTTTGGATATTTTCTTTAATGATGGTAAAGGTACGATTAAACTTGATAAAAATGATGTAAATAATTGCGAAGCTAAAGATGGAAATAACGAAATTTCTATAGGTGTGTGTTTTGAGGATTTACCTGAAAGTGTTATTATTGATTCTGCTGTTGAGACTAACCTAGAAAGTGAATATTTATTAAATAATGAGGGGCAGCTAGAAGTCATAAAAAAATATCAAAATGGTGGTTCTGCAAAAGTTTATATAAAAGCAAAGCACCCTCATAATGGCAAGTGTTCTGACCTATTATTAAAGAAAAATCCTGAACTTAAAAAAATGATTAAAGAAGAAGATATAAATTGTGATAATTTAAGTGTAAATTCGCTAATGAGAAAAGCTTTATGGAATAAGTATAGTGATGATTTACAATTGAAAGACTGCGAAATAGACGTTAGCAAAGAAGATGCTAAAAAAATTTGGGAGAAATTAACACTCTATTTACCCGTATATTCACTATTTCAATCTGATAGAAAAAATAGTGATACTGATAGTGAAGTTCAGGATCCATTAAAAGAAGCCGTTAAACAGATCATTAAAGATGAATCGCTACAAAAAAAATTGTCTGAAATTGCAGACATTGTTCGAGAAAGAATTAAAGAAGTTTCTTCTAGAACTCTTGATAAAATTAAAGAAATGGATAAAGACATTGCGAATAGTCTTAATCCTATAATTCCACAAGCTAAAGATTTAAAATGGCAAGATGTATTTAAAAATGTTTCAATTTCTGGAGATGAAAATATACCAATAAATAAGAGAGGTAGTGGGGTAAGAAGATTGATTTTATTAAATTTTTTTCGTGCTGAGGCTGAAAGTCGTGCAGAAAATAATGATAATGCAAATGTTATTTATGCAATTGAAGAACCTGAAACGTCACAACATACTAACAACCAATGCAAGCTGATAGATTCTCTTAAAGCGTTGTCTAGACTTCCTAAGACGCAAATTATAATAACTACGCATAGTCCTAATATTGTAAAACGACTTAACTTTTCTAATTTAAGATTAATTAATGATGCAAATTTTGTAAAAACAATAGAAAATGTAGAACCTGGGAAGTTAAGTTATCCTTCGTTAAACGAAGTTAATTATATGGCTTTTGGAGAAACTACAGAGGAATATCATAATGAATTATATGGATTTATTGAATTGCAGGGTTGGCTTACAGAATATAAAGAGGGTAAGAAAAAAATAGATTACATTAAGTTATCTAAAAATGGGAAAACGGATGATTTAAAACTAACTTTAACTGAATACATTAGGCATCAAATACATCATCCTGAGAATACAAAAAATATAAGGTTTACTATTACGCAACTAAAAGAATCCATAGACATGATGAGAGAATTTATTGATAGTAAAGGCTTAAATTAG
- a CDS encoding GNAT family N-acetyltransferase — MDISKDRIRIRNSVITDCEQLAEWWNDGKVMAHAGFPNGVGISSDEIKSQILQESDENGRTLIIEYDNIPIGEMNYRNIQDYKVEIGIKICNPNYHEKGLGRVILSLFIKELFTMGFKVIILDTNVNNKRAQHIYELLGFKKIRINSDSWKDQLGNLQSSIYYELIEDNFNDYS, encoded by the coding sequence ATGGATATTAGTAAAGATAGAATTCGTATTAGAAATTCTGTTATAACAGATTGTGAGCAACTTGCTGAATGGTGGAATGATGGTAAAGTTATGGCTCATGCTGGATTTCCAAATGGAGTAGGTATAAGTTCGGATGAAATCAAGAGCCAAATTTTACAAGAAAGTGATGAAAATGGACGTACACTTATAATTGAATATGATAATATACCAATAGGAGAAATGAATTACCGAAATATACAAGATTACAAAGTAGAAATTGGCATTAAAATATGTAATCCTAACTATCATGAAAAAGGACTAGGGAGAGTGATTTTAAGTCTTTTTATAAAAGAGCTGTTTACTATGGGTTTTAAAGTGATTATTTTAGATACTAATGTTAATAATAAAAGGGCTCAGCATATTTACGAACTATTGGGATTTAAAAAAATAAGAATTAATTCTGATTCCTGGAAAGATCAATTAGGAAATTTACAGTCATCTATTTATTATGAATTAATAGAAGATAATTTTAACGATTATTCTTAA
- a CDS encoding response regulator transcription factor yields the protein MARALVELLKQEKYDVDHMEDGDSALMALESGIYDIAVLDVMMPEMNGFEVARRARKNGIKTPILMLTAKSQLDDKVEGLDSGADDYLTKPFQTKELLARIRALGRRSSSFQEDILNYGDLTIDKTTAMLNCDTTGQNVRLSEKELRILEYMFNNNGQIMTREQLAVKIWGFESETEYNNVEVYMSFTRKKLTFVGSNVEIKAVRGLGYELREKDV from the coding sequence ATGGCAAGGGCACTTGTAGAATTGTTGAAACAAGAGAAATATGATGTAGATCATATGGAGGATGGTGATTCTGCACTTATGGCTCTAGAAAGTGGAATCTATGATATTGCCGTACTTGATGTTATGATGCCAGAAATGAATGGATTTGAAGTTGCAAGAAGAGCGAGAAAAAATGGTATTAAGACTCCAATTCTTATGTTAACAGCAAAGAGTCAGTTGGATGATAAAGTTGAAGGGCTTGATAGTGGTGCTGATGATTATTTAACAAAACCATTTCAAACTAAAGAACTATTAGCTAGGATTCGTGCATTGGGGAGGCGTTCTTCTTCATTTCAAGAAGATATTTTAAATTATGGAGATCTTACTATAGATAAAACAACCGCAATGTTAAATTGTGATACTACAGGTCAAAATGTTAGATTAAGCGAAAAAGAGTTGAGAATTTTAGAGTATATGTTTAATAATAATGGTCAAATTATGACTAGAGAGCAACTTGCAGTGAAAATATGGGGATTTGAAAGTGAAACTGAATATAATAATGTGGAAGTGTATATGTCATTTACAAGAAAGAAACTTACATTTGTAGGCTCAAATGTAGAAATTAAAGCAGTTCGTGGTCTTGGATATGAATTGAGGGAAAAAGATGTTTAG
- a CDS encoding sensor histidine kinase — protein sequence MFSKSRKKIILSIMGSIIILFAVTLSVILLASFREIRQKNLDMLERYVEDYSIDNKEKNRNNKDLELEKKPNKNSDYQLSTFYSVAISNNGSVLAVDNGNKELYNNDKLTQIAKSILDEKKHSGRTSNLSYVVRDKNGYTLVVFMDNTVSEAGLKTMLRYVLIVGFTSIIGMFLISLPLSKRIIKPLEENDQKQKQFISDASHELKTPVAIIGTNTELLSREIGNNEWLENIKYENERMGILIKQLLDLSHAEDMIVSMENINFSRIILGEILAFESFAFEKEKEFIIDTDEDVYLIGNQIQLKQLVSIILDNAIRHSSGKNININLKRKNNTIELNFINDSYEIPQEKLNHIFDRFYRVDEVRNSEDLHYGIGLSIAKAIVEKHGGNIEVLTKNGKFKLIIKFFIKN from the coding sequence ATGTTTAGTAAATCTAGAAAAAAGATAATATTATCAATTATGGGTTCAATTATTATCTTATTCGCAGTAACTTTGTCTGTAATTTTGTTAGCTAGTTTTAGAGAGATTAGACAAAAAAATTTAGATATGTTAGAACGATATGTTGAGGATTATTCCATAGATAATAAAGAAAAAAATAGAAATAATAAAGATTTAGAGTTAGAAAAAAAACCTAATAAAAATTCAGATTATCAATTGTCAACTTTTTATTCGGTTGCAATTTCAAACAATGGTTCAGTACTTGCTGTAGATAATGGAAATAAAGAGTTGTATAACAATGATAAACTGACACAGATTGCAAAGAGCATTTTAGATGAGAAAAAACATTCAGGAAGAACTAGTAATTTATCTTATGTCGTAAGAGATAAAAATGGATATACTCTTGTTGTATTTATGGATAATACTGTTTCGGAAGCTGGGTTAAAAACTATGCTTCGATATGTTTTGATTGTAGGATTTACTTCAATTATAGGAATGTTTTTAATATCATTACCATTATCAAAACGTATTATAAAACCACTTGAAGAAAATGATCAAAAACAGAAACAATTTATATCTGATGCAAGTCACGAACTAAAAACTCCAGTTGCAATTATAGGCACAAATACAGAATTACTTTCTCGAGAAATCGGTAATAATGAGTGGCTTGAAAATATTAAATATGAAAATGAGCGAATGGGTATTCTTATAAAACAACTTTTAGATTTATCACACGCAGAAGATATGATTGTTTCTATGGAAAATATAAATTTTTCTAGGATTATTTTAGGAGAAATACTAGCTTTTGAAAGTTTTGCTTTTGAAAAAGAAAAAGAATTTATAATAGATACTGACGAAGATGTATATTTAATTGGAAATCAAATACAACTTAAACAGCTCGTATCTATCATACTAGATAATGCGATTAGACACTCATCAGGAAAAAATATTAATATAAATTTAAAAAGGAAAAATAATACTATTGAGTTAAATTTTATTAATGATAGTTATGAAATTCCACAAGAAAAACTTAATCATATCTTTGATCGATTCTATAGAGTTGATGAAGTTAGAAATAGTGAAGATTTACATTATGGGATAGGTCTTTCTATCGCAAAAGCTATTGTCGAAAAACATGGTGGAAATATAGAGGTTTTAACAAAAAATGGGAAATTTAAACTTATTATTAAATTTTTTATAAAAAATTAA